DNA from Caldilineales bacterium:
CGGCAAAGAGCACATCGTCCTTGCCCGGTTCGCCGCTGGTGACGCAGATGAGGGCGCGGTCGAGCGCCAGCCGGCCGTGCGAGACCAACAAGAGGTTGTGCTCGCCGGCTTCGAGCAGGGCTTCGGCCAGCGCCTGTCCTTCTCGCCCGGCCATGCCCAGCACCACCAGGTCGCACGGCTCGCGCTCGGCCTCGCGCCTGACCGCCTCGGCCAGCGGATCGATCGTGGCCCGCGCCTCCAGCGAGGCCAACCCGCTGCCCAACTGCTCTTTGGCCGCCTGCAGATGGCGGCGCAGCGCCTCGCCCTTGAGTCCATAGCCGAGCACCACCGTGCGGGCGTGGGCCAGGCGGGCGATCTGTCCGCCCAGATCGAGCGCGGCCTGAGCCTGGGCCGAGCCATCGGTGGCGATCAGGAAGCGCAGGCCGGGGTGGGCCAGGGCATGGACGCGGCGCACGCCCACCCACACCTCCTGGCCCGGTTGCAGGGGCAGTCGCTCGACCAGGTCCTGGCTGCGGGTGGCCTCGACCAGCACGGCGTCTTCACCGAACGTGACTGGCGGGGCGATGGGGCGCACGCCGGCGATGGGCGGCAGTCGCAGCCGCAGCCGCTCGAACGAACCGGCGAAACTCAGTTGCTCGACCCGCCCGCAACCGAGCAGGGGACAATCGATGACGGCAGAGTCGCTGACCAGCACATCTTCAGGACGAAAGAGCACCTGCACCCGCTCATCTTGCCCGTCGCTCCCGAACTCTCCCGTCAGTGGAAACTGCACCGGCCCCACCTGCACCCCACCGGCCGCACGCTTGCCCACCAGCAGATTGGGCGCACCCAGAAAGGCGGCGACGAATTCCGTCTGCGGGCGCAGATAGAGTTCATCGGGCGGCCCGACCTCCAGCAGCCGGCCGAAGTTCATCACTCCCAGCCGGTCGGCCAGCTCGAACGCCTCCTCCTGGTCATGGGTGACGAGGATGGTGGTGATCCCCAGCTCGCGCTGGATGGCGCGCAGGGTCCGTCTCAATTCGGCGCGGATCTTGGCGTCGAGAGCGCCGAGCGGCTCGTCGAGCAGGAGGGCTTCGGGGCGATGGGCCAGCGCCCGCGCCAGCGCCACGCGCTGCTGCTGGCCGCCCGAAAGCTGGCGGGGCATGCGGTTGCCCAACCCGGCCAGCCCCACCAACTCCAGCAGCTCGTCCCGGCGGCGGCGGCGCTCGGACTTGGGCGTCTTGCGGATGCTGAGGCCAAATTCGATGTTGTCGGCCACCGTCATATATTGGAAGAGGGCGTAGTTCTGGAAGACGAAGCCGATGCGCCGTTCCTGTGGCGGCAGCTGGGTGACATCGCGCCCGTGGAGGAGGACGCGGCCGTGGTCGGCAGTGGTCAGCCCGGCGATGGTGCTGAGGACGGTGGTCTTGCCGCTGCCGCTGGAGCCGAGCAGGACGAAGAACTCGCCGTCCGCCACCTCCAGCGAGACATTGTTGACCACCGGATGGCCGCTGTAGCGTTTGGTGAGTTGGTCGAGGACGATGGACATGGCTGATTTCTCTCCCACCATCCTGACCCCGCCGGATGACAGACCCCGTGATAAAGCTGTGATAAAGCTGTGACAATGACAAGCAGCGGTCGGAGCGCTGCCAGCGCTCCGACCGCTACTTTTTCGTCAACCCATACCCCACCCCCGGCACCGTCTCGATGTAGACCGGCCGGGCGGGGTCCGGCTCGATCTTGGCCCGCAGCCGCCGCACCAGCTGCCGCAGCATGTCCCGGTCGCCGCCCTCCGGCCCCCACACCTGGTCGATGATCGCCTCGGCGCTCAGCACGCGCCCGGCGTTGGCCATCAGACAGTCGAGCAGCCGCGCTTCCAGCGGCGTCAGGGTCGCCGCCTCGCCACCTTCGACGCGGGCTTCCCGGCGGGCCAGGTCGAGCGCAATCGGTCCTGCCTGGCGCAGAGCGGGCGAGGGCGCTTTGCCGGCGCGACGGAGCACCGCCTGAGCGCGGGCCACCAGTTGGCGCGGGCTGAACGGCTTGGTAACATAATCGTCCGCGCCCCATTCCAGCCCGCGCACCAGATCATCCTCCTCCCCGCGCACCGTCAACAAAATGATGGGCGTGTCGGCTTCGGCGCGAATGCGGCGGCAGACGGTGAAACCGTCCAGCCGGGGCAGATTGACATCGAGCACGACCAGATCCGGGGCGTCCTCGGCCCAGCGTCGCAGCCCGGCCTCGCCATCGTGCGCCTGGATGACATCGAACCCCGCCCGGCGCAGGGCAAAGGCCACCAGATCGGCCAGCACCCGGTC
Protein-coding regions in this window:
- a CDS encoding ATP-binding cassette domain-containing protein, whose amino-acid sequence is MSIVLDQLTKRYSGHPVVNNVSLEVADGEFFVLLGSSGSGKTTVLSTIAGLTTADHGRVLLHGRDVTQLPPQERRIGFVFQNYALFQYMTVADNIEFGLSIRKTPKSERRRRRDELLELVGLAGLGNRMPRQLSGGQQQRVALARALAHRPEALLLDEPLGALDAKIRAELRRTLRAIQRELGITTILVTHDQEEAFELADRLGVMNFGRLLEVGPPDELYLRPQTEFVAAFLGAPNLLVGKRAAGGVQVGPVQFPLTGEFGSDGQDERVQVLFRPEDVLVSDSAVIDCPLLGCGRVEQLSFAGSFERLRLRLPPIAGVRPIAPPVTFGEDAVLVEATRSQDLVERLPLQPGQEVWVGVRRVHALAHPGLRFLIATDGSAQAQAALDLGGQIARLAHARTVVLGYGLKGEALRRHLQAAKEQLGSGLASLEARATIDPLAEAVRREAEREPCDLVVLGMAGREGQALAEALLEAGEHNLLLVSHGRLALDRALICVTSGEPGKDDVLFAGRLLRHLGAQATLLSVLPEGEDLELNRERAERFLGGGVRSLDALGVPARTATRTGQVGVEIDNELAAGKYDLLVLGSPLADRDGRISLAGVVGQMLNKVTEMPILIVRSAHS
- a CDS encoding response regulator transcription factor produces the protein MKALVVDDDRVLADLVAFALRRAGFDVIQAHDGEAGLRRWAEDAPDLVVLDVNLPRLDGFTVCRRIRAEADTPIILLTVRGEEDDLVRGLEWGADDYVTKPFSPRQLVARAQAVLRRAGKAPSPALRQAGPIALDLARREARVEGGEAATLTPLEARLLDCLMANAGRVLSAEAIIDQVWGPEGGDRDMLRQLVRRLRAKIEPDPARPVYIETVPGVGYGLTKK